The Podospora bellae-mahoneyi strain CBS 112042 chromosome 7, whole genome shotgun sequence genome includes a window with the following:
- the CBR1 gene encoding NADH-cytochrome b5 reductase (EggNog:ENOG503NW9T; COG:C), with the protein MSDSLLAKKYVDGIYIPAGLIVLGTAILKREFLHYAVLVAIALGAIKFIRTQPKKVLKPDAFQEFELKEKTIISHNVAIYRFALPNPSDILGLPIGQHISIGAHLPQPDGTTKEIVRSYTPVSGDHQPGYFDLLIKSYPTGNISKHMAGLAVGQTIRVKGPKGAFVYTPNMVRHFGMIAGGTGITPMLQVIRAIVRGRKAGDTTQVDLIFANVTKEDILLKEDLDALTKEDKGIRVHYVLDKPPADWQGGVGYVTGDMITKWLPKPAEDVKLLLCGPPPMVSGLKKTAEALGFKKARPVSKLEDQIFAF; encoded by the exons ATGTCCGACTCTCTGCTTGCGAAGAAGTATGTCGACGGGATATACATCCCGGCCGGTCTCATCGTGCTCGGCACCGCCATTCTGAAGCGCGAGTTCCTGCACTACGCCGTGCTCGTCGCCATTGCCCTCGGCGCCATCAAGTTCATCCGGACCC AGCCCAAGAAGGTCCTCAAGCCAGATGCCTTCCAGGAGTttgagctcaaggagaagaccATCATCTCCCACAATGTAGCCAT CTACCGCTTcgctctccccaacccatccgatatcctcggcctccccaTCGGCCAGCACATCTCGATCGGCGcccatctcccccagccCGATGGCACCACCAAGGAAATCGTCCGCTCCTACACCCCCGTCTCTGGTGACCACCAGCCCGGCTACTTCGATCTCCTCATCAAGTCCTACCCTACCGGTAACATCTCCAAGCACATGGCCGGTCTTGCCGTTGGCCAGACCATCCGCGTCAAGGGCCCCAAGGGCGCTTTCGTCTACACTCCCAACATGGTCCGTCACTTTGGCATGATCGCCGGCGGTACTGGTATCACCCCCATGCTCCAGGTCATCCGCGCCATTGTCCGCGGCCGCAAGGCTGGCGACACCACCCAGGTCGATCTCATCTTTGCCAACGTCACCAAGGAGGACATTCTGCTCAAGGAGGACCTCGACGCGCtcaccaaggaggacaagggcaTCCGCGTGCACTACGTTTTAGACAAGCCCCCTGCGGACTGGCAGGGCGGTGTTGGCTATGTTACCGGCGATATGATCACC AAATGGCTCCCCAAGCCCGCCGAGGATGTCAAGCTTCTTCTCTGCGGCCCCCCTCCCATGGTCAGCGGCCTCAAGAAGACTGCGGAGGCTCTTGGCTTCAAGAAGGCCAGGCCCGTCAGCAAGCTCGAGGACCAGATCTTTGCTTTCTAA
- a CDS encoding hypothetical protein (EggNog:ENOG503P1FY; COG:S) yields MLRPTHNIKGLHLLRQRLSTPGPSLAPAQRVIVEQASASFARRFSGGTLKKPQRQPHHRGTGATRDLPGKHIPAMGENTDTLAQVDAPFPLTEVDKWVLSQTDEEFKCHDWDELCVILQNNDLHLLKRKPSDLRRYIKWTTETKAEYGNITNFLITHRLPKAWGKPPFTPASSIPFENPSDYRVLMNDWPYGFAPGISHIVVWTRTPIATDDTVGDMTHQSRKIVADFIKRFFVDRLGPGGEKKVIWFKNWVALQSVRTVDHVHVLVRDVEPQVLEEWSRELECHKA; encoded by the exons ATGCTTCGTCCGACGCACAACATCAAGGGTCTGCATCTCCTCAGACAGCGCCTCTCAACACCCGGCCCGTCCTTGGCTCCCGCTCAGCGTGTTATTGTCGAACAAGCTTCTGCTTCCTTCGCCAGACGATTTAGCGGTGGAACCTTGAAGAAGCCCCAGAGacaaccccaccatcgcGGCACAGGTGCAACAAGAGATTTACCGGGTAAACACATCCCAGCCATGGGTGAGAATACCGATACACTGGCCCAGGTCGACGCTCCCTTTCCCCTGACAGAGGTCGACAAATGGGTGCTCTCACAGACCGACGAAGAGTTCAAATGCCATGACTGGGACGAGTTATGTGTGATCCTTC AGAACAAcgatctccatcttctcaagAGAAAGCCATCCGATCTTCGGCGGTACATCAAGTGGACTACCGAGACAAAAGCCGAGTATGGCAACATAACCAACTTTCTCATTACCCATCGGCTCCCCAAGGCCTGGGGCAAACCACCCTTCACTCCAGCTTCCAGTATCCCGTTTGAGAACCCATCCGACTACCGCGTTCTCATGAATGACTGGCCCTACGGCTTCGCTCCAGGCATATCTCACATCGTTGTCTGGACACGCACTCCCATTGCCACAGATGATACCGTCGGAGACATGACGCATCAAAGCAGGAAGATCGTGGCCGATTTCATCAAGAGATTCTTCGTAGACCGGCTCGGACCGGGAGGCGAGAAAAAGGTGATTTGGTTCAAGAATTGGGTGGCCCTTCAGAGTGTGCGGACAGTCGATCATGTCCACgtgttggtgagggatgtAGAGCCgcaggtgctggaggagtGGTCAAGGGAGCTCGAATGCCACAAGGCATAA
- a CDS encoding hypothetical protein (EggNog:ENOG503P357; BUSCO:EOG092658ZO; COG:S), whose translation MAQKARKDRAKSNVATLNNLHLGSLIVNGLFLLLNFIFRSRSLLTWFVLSLPSFVCQFILEKSGRPTYDPSTKALKSSGEDLAAAGLTEYMFDVVWVTWAAAILVALFGNWAWFLWTIVPAYGLYKGYGMFGAARQMAQLGGSADAGAPAVGNRKQRRAAA comes from the coding sequence ATGGCTCAAAAGGCACGCAAAGATAGAGCCAAGTCCAATGTGGCAAcgctcaacaacctccatctcggcTCACTCATCGTCAATGGCCTCTTCCTGCTGCTCAACTTCATCTTCAGGTCACGGTCCCTTCTGACCTGGTTCGTCCTCTCGCTTCCCAGCTTTGTCTGCCAGTTCATCTTGGAAAAGTCGGGCCGTCCGACATacgacccctccaccaaggCTCTCAAGTCATCCGGAGAGGATCTTGCGGCTGCTGGACTCACCGAGTACATGTTCGACGTGGTCTGGGTGACTTGGGCCGCCGCCATTCTCGTGGCTCTTTTCGGAAACTGGGCTTGGTTCCTATGGACTATCGTGCCCGCTTATGGGCTCTACAAGGGCTATGGCATGTTTGGTGCTGCTAGGCAAATGGCTCAACTAGGTGGAAGCGCGGATGCCGGTGCACCTGCCGTTGGCAACCGCAAGCAACGGCGGGCGGCAGCTTAA
- the CDC27 gene encoding anaphase-promoting complex subunit cdc27 (EggNog:ENOG503NW4C; COG:D) has product MAPNSATVATLLRQTVHYHLDNFAYDSAIFFAERLQAYDPRSSESAYLLSLCHFRLGDSRSAYEISKPPGLRGVHLGCAFIFAQACFDLEKYKDGITALEKARALWATKCSIGKHSASSRSPYPDGAACSCLLGKLYRALDDKKKAVPCFEEALKANPLMWDAFTALCDMGVDVRIPNVFRFNEPFARNFDLENGTASEPNGPEPLQRKAGIQSTSESDPFDAPRPATYHMDPSRNDLFTEPAPNDLMAKFAAAHSRYNGNQGSRNGSDGMETPTGSAPVGAPEPQVSRLGHPSEPPQAPNRRTRGAQAVEPAIFEPPPRLGGYRLGSKRRERTQEQAADPSTDNWSKPTAISSVTDRKRTASGHPVQPRPANGEEPRRSARLNVLPRPPASRANAGATALGTTATRELRKARPPISRIGRPGAAVVGRVVSGNRKPIEENGMDVDQAEAPRFKEPPPMVQAPPPKMTLVEPEPVKIDEALRWILELLKKMATGYLLSSQFRCKDALAAFLSLPRSHQDTPWVLARMGRAQYEQANYAEAEKLFRRLRMLAPTRHEDMEVYSTVLWHLRKETDLSFLAHELVDAVWDSPYAWCALGNAWSLACDHEQALRCFKRAIQLHPKFAYAYTLQGHEHVENEEYDKALTAYRQAISADKRHYNAYYGIGKVFEKLGNWDKALSHYKAALVIHPDHAVLICCVGTVLQRQKQIGQALPYFSRAVELAPRAPEIRHKKARALMATGQFEEAQQELLVLRDLAPDKAQVHFLLGKLSKLLGDKKLAVRHFTIALSLDPKASSQIKQEIEGLEDDDCIEDSMVH; this is encoded by the coding sequence ATGGCACCTAATAGCGCCACGGTCGCCACATTGCTAAGGCAAACAGTTCACTATCATCTTGACAACTTTGCCTATGACAGCGCCATATTCTTCGCCGAACGCCTGCAGGCCTACGACCCACGCTCCTCCGAATCAGCCTATCTACTATCCCTCTGCCATTTTCGCCTTGGCGATTCCAGATCGGCCTACGAAATCAGCAAGCCACCAGGCCTTCGAGGTGTACACTTGGGATGTGCCTTTATATTTGCGCAGGCCTGTTTTGACCTGGAGAAATACAAGGATGGAATCACAGCtctggagaaggcgagggcaCTGTGGGCTACTAAATGCAGCATCGGAAAACACAGCGCTTCATCAAGATCTCCGTATCCCGACGGCGCGGCGTGCAGCTGTCTTTTAGGAAAGTTATATCGAGCATTggacgacaagaagaaagcgGTACCATGCTTCGAGGAAGCGTTGAAAGCCAACCCTTTGATGTGGGATGCCTTTACCGCGCTTTGCGATATGGGGGTCGACGTCAGGATACCAAATGTTTTCAGGTTTAATGAGCCGTTTGCGCGCAACTTCGACTTGGAAAACGGCACAGCAAGCGAACCGAACGGCCCCGAGCCCCTCCAAAGGAAGGCTGGCATACAATCAACCAGCGAGAGTGATCCATTTGACGCCCCCCGTCCTGCAACGTACCATATGGACCCTTCCAGAAACGACTTATTTACCGAACCTGCCCCTAATGACTTGATGGCCAAGTTTGCTGCGGCCCACTCGAGGTACAATGGCAATCAAGGAAGCAGGAATGGATCGGATGGAATGGAAACCCCAACTGGCTCTGCGCCGGTTGGTGCTCCTGAGCCTCAGGTATCACGATTAGGTCACCCGTCGGAACCACCACAGGCACCAAACCGTCGGACCCGTGGTGCCCAAGCAGTGGAACCTGCCATCTTCGAACCTCCACCAAGACTTGGTGGTTATCGTTTGGGTtcaaagagaagagaaagaacccaagaacaagcagcagATCCATCAACAGATAATTGGTCCAAACCTACCGCGATTTCATCAGTGACCGATAGAAAACGCACAGCATCGGGGCATCCAGTACAGCCACGTCCAGCCAATGGTGAGGAGCCACGGAGGAGTGCGAGACTGAATGTGTTGCCGAGACCACCTGCGTCGAGGGCGAACGCTGGTGCTACGGCTCTGGGGACCACGGCTACCCGAGAACTGAGGAAGGCTAGACCCCCTATTTCTAGGATAGGCCGCCCAGGGGCAGCCGTGGTTGGCAGGGTTGTTAGTGGCAATCGGAAGCCTATTGAGGAAAATGGAATGGATGTCGATCAGGCCGAAGCTCCGCGGTTTAAGGAACCGCCGCCGATGGTGCAAGCGCCACCGCCCAAGATGACGCTTGTTGAACCTGAGCCGGTCAAGATTGACGAAGCATTGAGATGGATTCTAGAGCTCTTGAAAAAGATGGCCACTGGATACCTCCTCTCATCACAATTCCGCTGCAAAGACGCGTTGGCGGCGTTTCTGTCGCTCCCTCGCAGCCACCAAGACACCCCATGGGTGTTGGCCCGGATGGGCAGGGCGCAATATGAGCAGGCAAATTATGCTGAAGCCGAAAAGCTATTCAGACGCCTCCGAATGCTAGCCCCTACTCGCCACGAGGACATGGAGGTATACTCAACAGTCCTCTGGCATCTCAGGAAGGAGACTGATCTATCGTTCCTGGCACACGAACTCGTCGACGCCGTATGGGATTCACCCTATGCCTGGTGCGCCTTGGGCAATGCGTGGTCCCTTGCTTGCGATCACGAGCAGGCGCTGCGTTGTTTCAAGCGTGCGATTCAGCTACACCCCAAATTCGCCTACGCGTACACACTCCAAGGACACGAGCACGTAGAGAATGAGGAATATGACAAGGCCCTTACGGCATATCGACAGGCTATTTCAGCCGACAAGCGGCATTACAATGCCTACTACGGAATCGGGAAGGTGTTTGAAAAGTTGGGCAATTGGGACAAGGCGCTGAGTCATTACAAGGCAGCTTTGGTTATCCACCCAGACCACGCTGTCTTGATTTGTTGCGTGGGAACTGTGCTGCAACGGCAGAAGCAGATCGGCCAGGCGCTTCCTTACTTCTCTCGGGCCGTCGAGCTGGCGCCACGGGCACCGGAAATCCGACACAAGAAAGCCCGGGCTCTCATGGCGACTGGTCAGTTCGAAGAAGCGCAGCAGGAGCTTTTGGTTCTGCGGGATCTTGCGCCGGACAAGGCGCAAGTACACTTTTTGCTTGGCAAACTGTCCAAGTTGCTCGGAGACAAGAAGTTGGCAGTGCGCCACTTCACCATTGCTCTGAGTCTAGATCCCAAG